In Lathamus discolor isolate bLatDis1 chromosome 1, bLatDis1.hap1, whole genome shotgun sequence, the following are encoded in one genomic region:
- the NFAM1 gene encoding NFAT activation molecule 1 isoform X1, giving the protein MASTLKVIFLFLWLLQCGGASVSVRQKPPIQVALLEEGISIPCTVIFPYMPKYTTFSIFYYWINSLGQKTSIYSKLESVTIPPGEENKTATVSYKHTIKPLENTSSTGTYYCDVKWNNIHKMGNGVFVLARGTGYVETSYGWEVLITFTVLLAALSTAATALLLWKRKVLCPKRNQLNILRQKVETQPPSAVPPPPSPVYDCLDLQQVDVYSIIKDNTNNLSPRKSPPGKTPKKQATLEESCDTLYENI; this is encoded by the exons ATGGCCTCTACTCTAAAAGTcatcttcctgtttctttggTTGCTTCAGTGTGGAG GGGCAAGCGTCAGTGTACGGCAGAAGCCTCCAATCCAAGTTGCACTGCTTGAGGAGGGAATATCCATCCCCTGTACAGTCATCTTCCCTTATATGCCAAAATACACCACTTTTTCAATCTTCTATTACTGGATTAATTCATTGGGCCAGAAAACATCCATTTACAGTAAGTTGGAAAGTGTAACCATCcctcctggagaagagaataaGACTGCTACTGTATCTTACAAACACACAATCAAGCCGCTTGAAAACACCTCTTCTACTGGCACATACTACTGTGACGTCAAATGGAATAACATACACAAGATGGGAAATGGAGTGTTTGTCCTTGCTAGAG GTACAGGGTACGTAGAGACCTCTTATGGGTGGGAAGTCCTCATTACCTTTACAGTTCTTCTTGCTGCATTGAGCACAGCTGCAACAGCTCTGcttctgtggaaaagaaag GTGTTGTGCCCTAAAAGGAACCAGCTAAATATCCTGAGACAGAAGGTGGAAACCCAGCCCCCTTCAGCtgtcccaccaccaccatctcCTGTCTATGAT TGCCTGGATTTGCAGCAAGTTGATGTCTATTCTATCATCAAGGACAATACAAACAACCTGTCACCCAGAAAGagtcctccagggaag
- the LOC136013207 gene encoding suppressor of cytokine signaling 1-like, which translates to MIRGRPDDLHNTHNTASHPQRQHRSVLPSPVPPGLPDRFRMFRSCEWEILERSLSILQASDFYWGPLSVGEAHAKLQQEPVGTYLVRDSSQGNCLFSLSVRMPTGPVSLRISFQEGYFRLKNWFSDCVVRLLELVVAGTRNNPLHFDEMGGTPLVFSEPLCRSRQAVPMLQELCCQSLPASAATGDGTGLGGSSGMRPREEVVSPQGGRGGSDRSIVPSPSLPWPGR; encoded by the coding sequence ATGATCAGAGGGAGGCCAGATGATCTGCACAACACGCACAACACTGCTTCTCATCCGCAAAGGCAGCATCGGAGTGTTCTCCCCAGCCCCGTGCCGCCGGGCTTGCCTGATCGGTTCCGGATGTTTCGCAGCTGCGAATGGGAAATCCTGGAGCGATCCCTCAGTATCCTCCAGGCCAGCGACTTCTACTGGGGCCCCTTGTCTGTGGGAGAAGCTCACGCCAAGCTCCAGCAGGAGCCTGTCGGCACCTACTTGGTGCGTGACAGCTCGCAGGGGAACTGCTTGTTCAGCCTGAGCGTGCGGATGCCAACAGGGCCCGTCAGCCTCCGAATCTCTTTCCAGGAGGGCTATTTCCGCCTGAAGAACTGGTTTTCAGACTGCGTGGTccggctgctggagctggtggtggCGGGGACCCGGAACAACCCCTTGCACTTTGATGAGATGGGGGGAACACCCCTCGTCTTCTCTGAGCCCCTGTGCCGGAGCCGCCAGGCAGTGCCTATGCTGCAAGAACTGTGCTGCCAGAGCCTGCCTGCTAGTGCTGCAACAGGGGATGGAACAGGGCTGGGGGGCTCCTCAGGGATGCGCCCAAGGGAGGAGGTGGTCTCACCCCAGGGTGGAAGGGGAGGGTCAGACAGGAGCATCGTCCCTAGCCCCTCTCTGCCCTGGCCTGGGAGATGA
- the NFAM1 gene encoding NFAT activation molecule 1 isoform X2 — MPKYTTFSIFYYWINSLGQKTSIYSKLESVTIPPGEENKTATVSYKHTIKPLENTSSTGTYYCDVKWNNIHKMGNGVFVLARGTGYVETSYGWEVLITFTVLLAALSTAATALLLWKRKVLCPKRNQLNILRQKVETQPPSAVPPPPSPVYDCLDLQQVDVYSIIKDNTNNLSPRKSPPGKTPKKQATLEESCDTLYENI, encoded by the exons ATGCCAAAATACACCACTTTTTCAATCTTCTATTACTGGATTAATTCATTGGGCCAGAAAACATCCATTTACAGTAAGTTGGAAAGTGTAACCATCcctcctggagaagagaataaGACTGCTACTGTATCTTACAAACACACAATCAAGCCGCTTGAAAACACCTCTTCTACTGGCACATACTACTGTGACGTCAAATGGAATAACATACACAAGATGGGAAATGGAGTGTTTGTCCTTGCTAGAG GTACAGGGTACGTAGAGACCTCTTATGGGTGGGAAGTCCTCATTACCTTTACAGTTCTTCTTGCTGCATTGAGCACAGCTGCAACAGCTCTGcttctgtggaaaagaaag GTGTTGTGCCCTAAAAGGAACCAGCTAAATATCCTGAGACAGAAGGTGGAAACCCAGCCCCCTTCAGCtgtcccaccaccaccatctcCTGTCTATGAT TGCCTGGATTTGCAGCAAGTTGATGTCTATTCTATCATCAAGGACAATACAAACAACCTGTCACCCAGAAAGagtcctccagggaag